In Chryseobacterium sp. C-71, the genomic window ACCAAGTCTGCAATCTGTTCCTGAACATTTTAAAAATGATCCGGTCACCTCGGCGTATGCTTCCAACTTGGAGGATTTTATTAAAAACATCAGCCGATGTATTGGGTTCACGGACATATTCATACGCCAACAAGATATAAAATTGGTGAAACAGAAATTATCTGCAATCCGCATGGCTATATTACAGAAAAGTATAACGGCTATGATAAAGAGTTGATTATAGAAATTTAATGCTGTTACCATTTCATATAATTTTAAAGTTTTAAAAAATGTACATGATTTTTCAAAATCCCGTAAAGTAAAAGTCTTACTTCTTCGTCTCTTTCAGCAAAGGTTTAAAACCATGAAAACTATGAAGAATACAAACATTCAAGACGGAATTATTCTGATTCCTGATTTCAGTGGATTCACTGAATTTGTGTTCAATACAAAACTTTATACCGGCGAATATATTGTAAGACAACTACTTTCTATTTTGATTGATGTAAACAATCAGTATTTTGATATTTCTGAAATTGAGGGCGATGCGATTTTGTTCTATAAATACGATCAAAAACCTTCCTACCAAAAAGTTTCAAAGATGCTTCGAAATATGAGAAATGCTTTCAATATGAAAATTCTGGAACTGAGCGAAATGTTGAATACCACCATCGAATTATCATTAAAATTTATCGTCCACTACGGAAAATTTACACAATACAACATCGGAAGTTTCAAAAAACTATACGGAAAACCGATTGTGGAAGCCCATCAAATGTTGAAAAATGATTTGGCTGAGCAACCTTCTTATGCTTTGTACAGTCATTCTTTTTTGGAGAATTCTCAGAAAGACGAAGCTGATTCAAATAAAGAACCGATGCATGTGTCAGAAGTTGGCGCGATTCAATATTTTGGAAGTGTAGATTAGCAATTTATTATTAATTCTTTGTTATCTGCTATTGTTAACGTCTGGAGAAATTCGGATGTTTTTGTCTTATTAAATTGTCATTCTGAACGAAATGAAATGGAGTGAAGAATCTTTTTTTCATTGAAGATATTCTTTCTTCTTCAGAATGATAATACTAAATTTGATTATCAGTTTTAGTATTAACTAAATTGAAATTCCAAAAAAAATACCGACTTTTGCACCCCTTTCAATAATTCCGAATATTCATGAAACTTTGTATTGCCGAAAAACCCAGCGTTGCCAGAGATATTGCCAAAGTATTGGGCGCAACCATGCCTAAACAGGGCTATATGGAAGGAAACGGCTACTGTGTGACATGGACTTTCGGACATCTTTGTACCCTCAAAGAACCTCACGATTACGGTCCGCAATACAAATCATGGAATTTGTTTTTGCTGCCGATTATTCCCAACAATTTCGGAATCAAATTAATTCCGAATCAAGGGGTTGAAAATCAGTTTAAAGTCATCGAAAGATTAGTCGCCGAATGTGATGAGGTCATTAATTGCGGGGATGCGGGGCAGGAGGGAGAACTCATTCAGCGTTGGGTTTTGCAGAAAGCAAAATGTGACAAACCTGTACAGCGTTTGTGGATTTCATCCTTGACGGAAGAAGCAATTAAAGAAGGTTTTCAGAAATTAAAACCAGCCGAAGACTATAAAAATCTATATCTCGCAGGAAATGCAAGAGCGATAGGAGATTGGTTGTTGGGAATCAATGCTACAAGACTTTTTACCAAGAAATTTGGCGGAAACAAAGCAGTTTTATCCATTGGAAGAGTGCAGACTCCGACTTTGGCAATGCTCGTTCAGCGTCAGAAAGAAATTGATGCGTTCTCCACCGAAGAATATTGGGAACTGAAAACCAAATACCGTGACGTTATTTTCAATGCGGCAATCGACCGTTTAAAAACATTAGACCGTGCCGAAAAAGGGTTGGAATATTTAAAGGTCAATCCCTTTGAAATTCTTTCATTTGAAATTAAAGAAGGAAAAGAAAAAAATCCAAGACTGTTTGACTTGACCGGACTTCAGGTGGAAGCCAATAAAAAGTTTGGTTATTCTGCAGACAGTACTTTAAAATATATTCAAAGTCTTTACGAGAAAAAGCACGTCACTTATCCGCGTGTTGATACGACGTATTTATCCGAAAGTTTATATCCGAAAATTGGAGGAATTCTTCAAAGTATGGTTATTTACAAAGATTTAATTTCGCCTTTGCTGGAACAGCCGATTCCAAAATCGAAAGCAGTTTTTGATGATGCGAAAGTAACCGATCACCATGCGATTATTCCGACTGAAATTCCGCCGACTCAGAATTTAACGAGAGAAGAAAAACTGATTTATGATTTAATTGCGAAGCGTTTTATCGCCGTATTTTATCCTGAATGTAAAATTTCTAACACTTTGGTGGAAGCTCAGGTAGCAACGATTCCGTTTAAAACAAGTGGAAGACAAATTCTTGAACCAGGTTGGAGAACTGTTTATGCAAAAGACGCCAAAGATGAACCGACCGATAAAGAAAAAGATAAGGACGAAGAACAGACGATTCCTGAATTTAAAGTTGGAGAAACCGGACCGCACGAACCGATGATTCATCAGGGAAAAACTTCGCCTCCAAAAGCTTATACTGAAGCAACTTTACTTCGAGCTATGGAAACTGCCGGAAAACAGGTCGACGATGAAGAACTTCGTGAAATGTTGAAAAACAACGGTATCGGAAGACCTTCAACCCGTGCGAATATTATCGAAACACTTTTTAAGCGAAAATATATTGAAAGGAAAAAGAAAAACTTAGTTGCGACTTCGACAGGAATTCAGCTGATCGATACGATTGAAGATGAATTATTGAAAAGCCCCGAATTAACAGGGGAGTGGGAATTGAAGCTTCGTAAAATCGAGAGTGGTGAATATGAAGCCAATCAATTCAAAGATGAGTTGATTCAAATGATCAGAGAACTCACCAAAAAAGTCGTTGACGGAAAAGCGAAAGCTTTCACCTTGCATGAAGAAAAAGAAGAGGTTAAAGAAAAGAAAAAACGTGAACCTGCCGTAAAAAAAGAATTACAGTCCTGGGAAGAAACGAAATGCCCAAAATGCAAAGCGCACCATCTGATGAAAGGAAAAACCGCAGTCGGATGTTCTGATTTTAAAAACTGCGGCTTTAAAGTTTCATTTGATATTTTTGGCAAAAAGCTTTCTGATAAACAATTAATTGATTTAGTTTTAAAAGGAAAAACTTCAAAATTAAAAGGTTTCACTACTCATCCGGAAAGTTTAAGTGAAGGAATTGTCTCACTTTCGTCTGAATTTGTGACGGTTTTGCAATAAGTAAGGCTGGAAGATGGAGGTTTGAAGCCGGAAGTTTATGTAGCCATCAATCAGACTTTGTTCAAGTAGTAAAAGCCTTTTTTGCTACGTTTGGTAAACATCCATCTTCCATCATCCTACTTCAAATAAAGCCTCATTCTGGCTTCATATTCCGGTTTGGTTTTCAAGAATTTCCAAATTTTCTTATCATCGGGAT contains:
- a CDS encoding DUF2652 domain-containing protein yields the protein MKNTNIQDGIILIPDFSGFTEFVFNTKLYTGEYIVRQLLSILIDVNNQYFDISEIEGDAILFYKYDQKPSYQKVSKMLRNMRNAFNMKILELSEMLNTTIELSLKFIVHYGKFTQYNIGSFKKLYGKPIVEAHQMLKNDLAEQPSYALYSHSFLENSQKDEADSNKEPMHVSEVGAIQYFGSVD
- a CDS encoding type IA DNA topoisomerase; its protein translation is MKLCIAEKPSVARDIAKVLGATMPKQGYMEGNGYCVTWTFGHLCTLKEPHDYGPQYKSWNLFLLPIIPNNFGIKLIPNQGVENQFKVIERLVAECDEVINCGDAGQEGELIQRWVLQKAKCDKPVQRLWISSLTEEAIKEGFQKLKPAEDYKNLYLAGNARAIGDWLLGINATRLFTKKFGGNKAVLSIGRVQTPTLAMLVQRQKEIDAFSTEEYWELKTKYRDVIFNAAIDRLKTLDRAEKGLEYLKVNPFEILSFEIKEGKEKNPRLFDLTGLQVEANKKFGYSADSTLKYIQSLYEKKHVTYPRVDTTYLSESLYPKIGGILQSMVIYKDLISPLLEQPIPKSKAVFDDAKVTDHHAIIPTEIPPTQNLTREEKLIYDLIAKRFIAVFYPECKISNTLVEAQVATIPFKTSGRQILEPGWRTVYAKDAKDEPTDKEKDKDEEQTIPEFKVGETGPHEPMIHQGKTSPPKAYTEATLLRAMETAGKQVDDEELREMLKNNGIGRPSTRANIIETLFKRKYIERKKKNLVATSTGIQLIDTIEDELLKSPELTGEWELKLRKIESGEYEANQFKDELIQMIRELTKKVVDGKAKAFTLHEEKEEVKEKKKREPAVKKELQSWEETKCPKCKAHHLMKGKTAVGCSDFKNCGFKVSFDIFGKKLSDKQLIDLVLKGKTSKLKGFTTHPESLSEGIVSLSSEFVTVLQ